One genomic segment of Vibrio sp. SCSIO 43136 includes these proteins:
- a CDS encoding VanZ family protein, with protein sequence MRYLILCANLIFFTAIVYFSLTTTKVEVVDLTVHDKYAHAAAYFLMVVLLSKGMNNQVWGAALISFVFGVGMEVIQSMVGREARARSRTFSEHLERSI encoded by the coding sequence ATGCGATACCTAATTTTGTGTGCAAATTTGATCTTTTTTACTGCGATTGTTTACTTCTCTCTTACGACGACAAAAGTCGAAGTAGTCGATCTCACGGTTCATGATAAGTATGCCCATGCGGCAGCCTATTTTTTGATGGTGGTACTTCTGTCCAAAGGCATGAATAATCAGGTGTGGGGCGCTGCTTTAATATCGTTTGTGTTTGGTGTTGGGATGGAAGTCATCCAGTCTATGGTTGGGAGAGAAGCCAGGGCAAGATCGCGAACGTTTTCTGAGCACTTAGAACGATCGATTTGA